The genomic segment TCCGCGACGGCTGGTCGGAGCCGAAAGAGGCCGAAGCGGTGGAACGAATCATCGACTTTGTGAAGGCCCGGCTCAGGCCTACCCAGCCCTTTCACCCCAGGCCGCTTGATGATGCCAAGGAGCTGATGTTGCTTGTCGGCAGGACCTATTATCCCGATGCGGGCCCTGATGGGGAACTCCGCTTGAATTTTTCCATTCGCAGATTGCTTGAGAGCGGCCTTTTAGCCTACGGAGATCTTGTGAAAAAGTATGGGGATAAGGGATGGTTCCGGCTCCTCTCCTCTTTTCCATTGAAATGGTTCTACCGCTACGGTACAGTGGACAGATGGCGGCGTCGCTTCTACAATTTTGTCCCGGTGAGAAAGGTAGCCTCCCTGCGGCTTGTAGGTCCCCTGTTTCGGCTCCTGCTCCTTCCCTTTCTTGGGGCGCCGGTTCTTATCCTTGCCATCATACGGAGCTTTTTGCTTATCGGTCTCCTGGAGGGGTTCAGCAGATTTTATTACAGCGAGCTGTTGATCCGCTTCGGTTACTATCTCCTCTATCTTTACTGTGATAAAGAGAGTCTGATAGCCGAACGATCCGGAAGGGTCAACCGAAAACAGGTTTCTGCCTGGGGAAAAATCGCCGAGTCTCTTTTACAGGAAAATGATCCGGAGATGCAGGCCGATGCGCGTTACCTTACTGCCCTTCGTCGCTATCGACGGCTCCTTGCAGCATGGAAGATAGACCCCGACAGGGTCGCCCTGCGTAGGGAGGCCTCGGCCCTGGACCGTCAGGACAACGTCGACTCCTTTGGTGAGTTTCTTTTGCGGGTAGCCCGCCGTCTTTTCCATTCGGGAAAGCAGGCCTTGGTTCGGATCGTTGATTCAGGGGCACCTGCCATAGAGGATGTGCAGCGAATGAAGGAACTTGCCGAAGCGGTTGGAAGTGCTTTCTACCCCGGTCAGGGACGACCAGAGTTGAATCTCCGCCCCGGGGATCTCATAGAGAGCGGCTATCTTGCACTTCTTCTTGCTTTTTATCGCCTCTACCAAATTCCGGGACTGCCTCAAACCCTTGGAGGAATTTCTCTCAACGTTGCCATTACCGTGAAGGGCCTGATTGAAGATGATTCTCTACGTTTCGCGGCCAAGGGCTTTCAAAGTGGTTGGAGGGCCTGGAGGGCGAGTCGCCGAGTTCGGCGGTTGGGACGGGTGATACGTACGGGAAGTGGCATCACCGGCTTTGCCGTCACCCTTGCCGTTCCCATTGCCGGGCAGGGGGTGGTTGATATGGCTCGTTCCTTTGCTTACCATCGGGTGGGTAGGCTCCTCTTACACCTCTACGGTCGCAGCCTTCTGCCCCGTAAGGGGTTTGATCCCCGATTCTTCGAGGCCTTCTTCCCCGGGGGGAACGATGACGCCTAAGTCTCTCCTTTTTGTCTTTCTCGATGGGCTAGGCATCGGTCGTCGGGATCTCGCCCATAATCCCTTTGTGGCTATGACTCCGAGACTCGACGCCCTTCTGGGGGAGGGATGGAATTTCGGTATGGTAGGGGAGCCTCCCGGTACCGTAGTGCTTCGCCGTCAATTGTTACTCGGCCATATCGATCCGGTTATGGGTGTACCGGGATTGCCCCAAAGCGCCACCGGTCAATGTTCTCTTATTACCGGTGTCAACTGCCAGCAGGAGATCGGCAGACATTGGGGGCCTCGTCCGAACAGTAGGGTGAGAGAAGTGATTGGCAGGGGAACGCTTTTTTCCGCGGCAAAGGCTGCCGGAGGCGAGTGCCGCTTCGCTGTTGCCTTTCCCGATTCCTTTTTTCAGGCCCTTGCCTCCGGACGGCGGATTCCCAGTTCTCTCCAGCAAGCCTTTCTCGATATCGACGGCAGGCTTCCCGATTACCAGGATCTTGTGGATGGCAAAGCTCTCTCCTCCGACATCACCGGGCTGGGATGGCAAAAAGAACTCGGTTATGGGGAAATTCCCCTTCTTAGCCCGGGGGCGGCCGCCGATCGGCTTCTGGTTTTGGCCAAGTCGGCCCGTTTTACCCTTTTCGAGTATTGGCTCAGCGACCACATAGGTCATCGGGGCAGTTTTGCGGAGGCACAGTCCGCCGTGGAAACGCTTGACCGCTTTCTTTCTTTACTTCTCGAAGCATCGGCCGAAGGCGAGGAGCTTTTGGTTCTTGTCACCTCGGATCACGGTAATCTCGAATCGATGGAACGAAAAAATCATACCGATCATCTTGTTCCCCTCCTTGTCGCAGGCCCGGGAGCCGAAGGGGCCGGTGGACTCGAAACCATTTCCAATGTTGGGCGGTGGATGCGCGACCTGCTTGCCTCTGATTGAGCAATCTTTTACCATGGACGGTACGGTTAAGGAGGCTACACGTGCGCTATTACATCATTACCGGTACCAGCAGAGGGATCGGAGAAAACCTTGCCAAGGCTGCGGCATCCGGTGGAAACGGTACGATGCTTTTTTGCATCAGCCGTGGA from the Sediminispirochaeta bajacaliforniensis DSM 16054 genome contains:
- a CDS encoding alkaline phosphatase family protein, producing the protein MTPKSLLFVFLDGLGIGRRDLAHNPFVAMTPRLDALLGEGWNFGMVGEPPGTVVLRRQLLLGHIDPVMGVPGLPQSATGQCSLITGVNCQQEIGRHWGPRPNSRVREVIGRGTLFSAAKAAGGECRFAVAFPDSFFQALASGRRIPSSLQQAFLDIDGRLPDYQDLVDGKALSSDITGLGWQKELGYGEIPLLSPGAAADRLLVLAKSARFTLFEYWLSDHIGHRGSFAEAQSAVETLDRFLSLLLEASAEGEELLVLVTSDHGNLESMERKNHTDHLVPLLVAGPGAEGAGGLETISNVGRWMRDLLASD